The following DNA comes from Kitasatospora sp. NBC_01287.
CCCCGTGGTGGTCTGGTGGCCGGAGAACGCCCCGCTGCACCCGGCCCAGGACCCGCTCGGCGCGATCGCCCAGCGCCGGATCACCGACGCGGTGACCGCCGAGTCCCCGGTCGAGCAGCTGGCCGTGCGGGCCGACAGCTACACCCCCGGCGACACCGACCTGGCCTGGACCCGGATCACCGGCTGGCGCTCGATGCTGGCCGCCGCACTGGACCAGCGGCCCACCCGGGTCCTGTCGGCCTCGGTCGAGGGCGAGTCGTACAACCCCAGCGTCGAGCTGCTCGGCCTGTGGCTGCACGACCGCCTGCGGGTGCCGGTCGAGCGCGTGGTCAGCGACGGCCCCGGCATCACCGCGGTGCGGCTGCGCGGCGCCGAGGGCGAGATCGTGCTCGGCCGGCCCGACGGGCTGATGGGCACCCTCTCCATCCCCGGCTCGCCGGACCGGATCGTGGCGCTCAAGCGGCGGGACACCGCCGAGCTGATCGCCGAGGAGCTGCGCCGGCTGGACGAGGACACCATCTACGCCGCGGCCGTGCGCACCGGTGTGGACCGCCTCGACGAGCCGCGCACCGAGCAGACCCACTCGATCGGCTCCGAGGCCGCGGTGGCCGAGGCGACCGCGGCGGCCGTGGTCGAGGCCGCGGTGGCCATCCCCCGGGTGACCGCCAAGGTGCCGGTGGCCGAGGCGGCCGAGCTCGCCGAGCTCGCCGAGGCCCCGGCGGCCAAGGCTCCGGCCGAG
Coding sequences within:
- the opcA gene encoding glucose-6-phosphate dehydrogenase assembly protein OpcA yields the protein MKIDLTDTTSSKINSALMEARRASGSTGAGMVLTLVIVTDEGSAYDALKAANDASREHPSRTLAVIKRAGRSPRARAGTRLDAEILVGSDAGSGETAILRMHGELTSHAQSVVLPLLLPDAPVVVWWPENAPLHPAQDPLGAIAQRRITDAVTAESPVEQLAVRADSYTPGDTDLAWTRITGWRSMLAAALDQRPTRVLSASVEGESYNPSVELLGLWLHDRLRVPVERVVSDGPGITAVRLRGAEGEIVLGRPDGLMGTLSIPGSPDRIVALKRRDTAELIAEELRRLDEDTIYAAAVRTGVDRLDEPRTEQTHSIGSEAAVAEATAAAVVEAAVAIPRVTAKVPVAEAAELAELAEAPAAKAPAEKAPAKKAAAEQAPAAKKAAGGKKAAPEKGAKKAATRKRSGA